In Edaphobacter aggregans, the sequence GACGCGGCAAAAGCGATGCGGGAGCGGCTGGAGCGCGTGCACACAGGTTTGGTCTTTCTCTTCAGGGAGCTTCCGCTCTCTCGATTCACGGTAAAGATACGCACACCCTCACTGCTCTAAATATCGCACCCCGCCGGTTCCTGTAGGGGGAGTCTCGATTATATGGGAGCGTACCCGTCGTTAGCGAGTTCTACCCGGGTTCCGCCCCCGGTCAAGCCCAGCCAAAATACCAGATCACGCCAATTCACGCTGAAAAGCGACCCATTCTGTAGCGATTTTTACTTCACCGCCCTACCCGCAAGCACACCGGCAAAAACGGCACTATCCACATTGCCCCCGGTCAGCACGGTCCCAACGCGGCGTCCGCCGGCCCCGCGATCCCTCAGCAACCCCGCCAATCCGATCGCCCCGGCACCCTCCGCGACATTGTGTGTATCGGCAAAATAGATCCGCATCGCCTCCTCTACTTCATCGTCATTCACCTCGATGATGCGCTCCAGTCCCGCCCGAAAGACAGCAACCGCCGTCTCATCCGGTCGTCTGCACGAAACCCCATCCGCAATCCGCGTCGACACCGCATGTTCCACCACCTTCCCTGCTGCAAACGACAGCGCAGACGCCGGAGCCAGCGTCGAAGTCACCCCCACGATCTTCGTCTTCAACCCCAACGCATCCCGTACCGCAATCATCCCGCTGATCCCCGACCCCATCCCGATCGGCACATAAACCGTATCCAGCTCCGGACACGTCGAAAGAAACTCCAGCGCATACGTCGCTACGCCCGTCGCCAGCAGTCGGTGATAGCTCGGAACCCAGTGCCACCCATTCTCCTTCTCAAGCCTCACGGCATGCTCCAGCGCGGCTTGAAAATCCTCGCCATGCACCACCAGCTCAGCCCCCAGCGTCTGCATCGCCCTATTCTTCTCCTCGCTATTCCCCTGCGGAACCACAATCACCGCGCGAATCCCACTCTTCGCCGCGGCCAGCGCAATCGACTGCCCATGATTCCCCCGTGTAGCCGACACCACCGTCGTCACCTCAGGCCGCGCCCGCCTGAGCCAGTCCATATACACCAGCCCACCGCGAAGCTTGAACGCCCCCACCGGCGCATGGTTCTCGTGCTTCACCCAGACCTCAGCGCCAGCTCGCTCATTAATGAGCGGCCACGAGTACTGAGGCGTCGCAGGCATAGTCCGATATACCAACTCCGCGGCCCGCTGAATCTCCTTCAACCCCGGCAACCCATCCATCATCACGCACTCCTTCAGCTTTATCGTAAGTAGCAATCTGATGCCGCAGCCAAAGACGCAGCTTCACCAACTCGTCACTCATTTTTTAAATTATCGATTCGAAGCATCCAGACAGGGCAGCGTCGCGCTAACTCCCAAACGCAATCTGCCCCAGCAACACCACGTTCAGCGTCACAATAATCCCCACCACCACCCACCCCGCAACCCGGGTCCGCAGCGTGCTCGTAAACGACCCCATCACCGACTTTCGGTTCGTCAGCACTAGCAGCGGAACCAGCGCAAACGGCAGCGCAAAGCTCAACACCACCTGCGACAAAATCAAAATCTTCAGCGGATCAAGCCCCACAGCAATCACCACCAGCGCCGGAATAATCGTAATCAACCGCCGCAAAAAGATCGAAAACTTGATATCCAGAAAGCCCTCAATAATCACCTGCCCCGCCATCACCCCCACCGTGGACGACGACAACCCCGAGCAAAGCAGCGCCACCGCAAACATCGTCGCCGACGCTGGCCCCAGCAGCGGCCCAAGCGTATGGTGCGCCCCCTCGATCGTCGTCACCGGGCTCCCTAGGTTCGCAAACGCCACCGCCGCCATCACGATCATTGCCGAATTGATCAGCCACGCCCCATTCATCGCCACAAACACATCAATCAGCTCAAACCGCAGATAATTCCGCCGCCGCGAGAACCCCTCGATCTTCGGCTGCATGATCAATTCCTTCCGCCGCGGCTGCACTAGCGCCGAATGCAGATACACCACATGCGGCATCACCGTCGCGCCCAGCATGCCGACGGCAACATACAGGCTCCCCTGAAAATCCTTCGGATCAAGCGTCGGCACTAGCGTATGAAAAGCCGCCAGCCTCCAGTCCGGATGCACAAGAAAGATTTCAAACCCATAACTGAGTCCGATCACCGCCACAAACATCATGATCCCGCGCTCCAGCCACCGAAACCCCGCCAGGTCCAGCGCCAGAATCACAAACACCAGCACCGCCGACACCAGCGCCGCCGTAACCATCGTCCCCGTTCGCGACCACCCATGCGCCAGCATCACAGGCCCGATCAGCAGATAAAAACCCAGCGCCGCACCCAGAAACTCCGCCAGATCCGTAGCAATCGCAGAAACCTCCGCCGCCACCCAGAGAAAAATGGTCATCGGCCGCGAAAAATGCCTCCTGCAATTCTGCGGCAGCGTATGCCCAGTCACGATCCCCAGCTTCGCCGACAGGTACTGGATCAAAATCGCCATCGCATTCGACCACAGCAGCACCCACAGCAGCCGATACCCGAACCGGCTTCCCCCTTCAATGTTCGTCGCGAAGTTCCCCGGATCGATATAAGCCACCGAGGCCACAAACGCCGGCCCAAAGTATGCCCATATCTCATTCCTCCGGAAGGTCGGCTTAAGATTCTCTTCGCTAACTAAAACATTAGTCATGCCTAAATTTTATCTTAATGTTAAGCTAAGTCAAGTCGCAGCCATGGCAAACACTCTCGCGAAACCGCTCCCCGAAGCAAAAGTCACCGCATCCGCAACAGGCAGCGAGGCCGTAGACGACTACCTCAAAGCCATCTTCCAGCTCAGCGGACGCGAAGAGCGCCAGGTCTCCAGCACCGAAATCGCCGCCCATCTCGCCATCACCGCCGCGTCCGTCACCAACATGCTGCAGAAGCTCGCCGCCTCGCAGCCACCCATGGTCGTCTACGAGAAGCACTACGGCGTCAGGCTCTCCAAGGCCGGAAAAAAGCGCGCCCTCGAGATCATTCGCCACCACCGCCTCATCGAGACCTTCCTCCACAGAATCCTCGACTACCCTTGGGACGAGGTTCATCAGGAAGCCGAGCGCCTCGAGCACTTCATCTCCGAGCGCTTTGAAGAGCGCATCGCCGCCAAGCTTGGCAACCCTGAGTTCGACCCCCATGGCCACGCCATCCCCGCTCTCGACGGCTCCCTGCCCGGCCCCGAGCACCAGGCCCTCTCGCAGCTCCGTCCCGGCCAGACCGCAAAGGTCGCCAGCGTCTCCGACAAAGACCCCGAGATGCTCCGCTACCTCGCCACTCAGGGCATCCGACCCGGAATCCCCCTCACCCTCACCGAGCGTCTCCCCTTCCAGGGCGCCTATCAGATCCGCATCGGCCGCTCCCCCAAACTCGCCCTCCTCAGCGAGCCCCTCGCCAACGCCATCTCCGTCGAAGTCAAATAGTCTCTTGGCACATCCCGCCCTACATTGGCCCAGCATGAACTTTCTGCTGTAAAGTCCGTATCAGCTTCCATGCCCGCGAGCACGCACACCGCCGTCGCCCGAGATATCCCTGCCTCCGAGCGCAGAAGGTCCATCCTCGCCTCCGGAACCGCCATCGTCCTCTATATCGCCTCCATCCGGATCATCCTTTACCTCTTCGCCGGCCCCAACTACGGCTACTTCCGCGACGAGCTCTACTACCTGGCATGTGGCGAACACTCCGCCTGGGGATACGTCGATCAGCCCCCACTCATCGGATGGATCGCCTGGCTCCTGACCCACACCATCGGCACCTCGCTCTGGGCTCTTCGCCTCCTACCCGCCCTCGCCGGTACCGCAACCGTCGTCCTCGCCGGCCTGCTAGCGCGCGAACTCGGAGGCCGCCGCTGGGCCATGTTCCTCGCCTCTCTCGCCAGCCTGATGGCTCCGATCCTGCTCGCCCTCTCGCACCTCTTCACCATGAACGCCTTCGATCCGCTCCTCTGGACCGCGATCGCCTTCCTCATCATCCGCATCGTCAAAGCAGACCCTCCAGCCAGCCGCGACCGCCTCTGGATAGCCGTCGGCATCGTCATCGGCCTGACCATCCTCAACAAATACGCCGTCGTCTTCTGGTTAGCAGGCCTCCTCGTCGGCATGGCCCTCACGCCCCTCCGCCGATCGTTCCGCACGCGCTGGTTCTGGCTCGGCTGCGTCATCGCAGCAATCATCGCCCTCCCCAACTTTCTATGGGAGTGGCGCCACAATTTCCCCTTCCTCGAACTGATGCACAACGTCCGCGCCAGTGGCCGCGACATTCTCCTTCCACCCATCCCCTACCTCAAAGCCCAGGCCGAGATGCTCGGCTACATCGCCGCCATCCTCGTCGTCTTCGCCCTTTTCTTCTTCTTCTCGAAACAAGGCCGCCCCTACCGAGCCCTCGGCTGGGCCTATCTCTTCTTCCTCGCCCAGATGATGCTTCTCCGCGGCAAGATGTACTACGTCGCCCCCGTCTACCCCATGATCTTCGCCGCCGGAGCCGTCTGGATCGACCGCGCCACCCGCCGTCCCCTCTGGCTCTGGAGCAATTTCTGGGTCAAGCCCCTCCTCGCCCTCGGCATCTTTGCCGTCGCAGCCGTCTACGCTCCCACCGTCCTACCCGTCCTCAGTGTCCCGCAATTCCTCGCCTACACGCACGCCCTCGGCATCGAGCAACAAAAATTCGAGCACACCGCACCCAGCCTGCTCCCCCAGCTCTACTCCGACATGTTCGGCTGGGAAGAGATGGCCCAGAAGGTCGCTGCCTACTACAACACTCTCTCCCCCGACGAGCAGCGCCGCACCGCCATCTTCGCCAACAACTACGGCTACGCCGGAGCCATCGACTTCTTCGGTCCCCGCTACGGTCTCCCCAAATCCATCGGAGGCCACCAGTCCTACTGGCTCTGGGGTCCCCGCGACTACACCGGCGAGAGCGTGATCGTCCTCGGCGAAGGCCACGAAGAGAACATGCAGACCAAGTGCGCCAGCTACACCATCGTCGGCCACACCAACTACCCGCTCTCCCGCCCCGACGACTGGCTCCCCATCTACCACTGCCGGGGCTTCAAGTGGAACCTCCAGGAAGCGTGGCCCAAACTAAAAAGCTGGCGATAACCGACGCTCCACATGCGGTCATCGCCAGCCGACTAAATTACCTCGCAGCCACAGGCTCCCGAGAAGCCTCCATCCACCGCTGCGATCCCGGCGTCGTCAGCAGTTCCCCAGTCTCGAGCAGCGTCTTCAGCCCCGACAGAATCATCATCCATCCGCCAAAGAGCTGGTCATTCGCTCCCTCGCGCAGCTGATCATGCGTAACCCGCAGCTGGCACGAGTCGCCGACCGGTTTAATATCGAACGTCACCCGCGACGTCCCTTCGGCCTTCACATCCTCGCCCCACACCGCCCGGAAGCTCTGCACCAGCCGACGCGGCGGATCGACCTCCAGGTTCTCGCCCTCCAGCAGCAGATGTCCCCCGCCTGTCCCCTCATACCGCGAGCCCGACGTCCAATCCGACTTCACTCGCATGCCAAAGTTATACTTGCTCCGCATCTCCGTATCCGTCAGCGCATGCCAAAGTTGCTCTGGTGTGGTCTTAATGTAGATCTCGTATATCTTCTCCATTGTCTTGTTCTCCAATGCATGTTTGAGGCCGGCCAGCGACGCCAGCCAGGGTTCGGTGTATTTGCTCACCCACCGGTCGTGGAGGAGCCGGATCGGAACGGCATTCAGAAAGTGCAGCTTTTCGCGGCCGCGTCTCTTGGTCACGACCAGCCCCGCCTCTCCGAGCACCTTCAGGTGTTTCATCACCCCGAAGCGCGTCATCGGCAGCCGCTCCTCCAGCGCGCTCAACGTCTGCCCATCGTTCTTGAACAGCTCATCGAGCAAACTCCGTCGCGTCGGATCAGCCAGCGCTCTGAACACCTCATCCATGCCCAAAACAATACGTGACCAATTAGTCACATGTCAATCCTGACAAATTGAATTAATTCGTAAAAAGCCTCAAATTACACTGGCTGTTATGGATACACCCCATAAAGCTGACCCTGCTATCTACCCCAAGCTGCGCGAACGTGTCCTGCGATCGGGGTTTCCCAGTGTCGCGAACTATCCCATCCAAACAGTTCTGATGGATTCGAACCTGACCAATGGAACATCGTCTGTACTTGCCGGAGTGGATGGATCTGCCAGCATCTATCTCAGCAGCGGGGGCGGCTTCATCGGCGGAGGCCAGAAGTATCCAGCGATTCGTGAAGCAGCCCTCCACGCCATTCAACTCGCAACCAGCTTGGAATCTCACTTCCAGAAGACTGAGACAATCGATCTGCCAGCGCGAGGAGACATCTTCTTCTATCTGACAACCAGCACCGGCGTACGCCGAGCCATCGCGACCGAAGCGAAGCTGAGCACTGGAGAAGATCCGCTCACCGCTCTCGGCGGTGCAATGCAGAAGATCGTCACACTGTATCGATTGGCAAGGGTGAGAACCACCCCCAACTAGTAGCGATCACCCGGCACACAACCACCGCTCCGGCCATCCGCTTCCCATCTCGCAAGCCGGCCACAGCTATTTCATTTCACGTCCGAGGCGTGAGCTTTCCGGGAGCCAAGCTCGCTGACCATACCCGACCGAAACGCGCTGAGCAAAAGCTGCAACAGAATCCAGGCAGACTCTGCCCGCTCCTCCTCTGCGGTTTGAGGACTTTCGGATTTCCATCTGTTCACGCAGTTCCCCAACTCCTCGACGGAATAGCTGCTCTCGTCTCCACGCGACTCAATGCCCAGTAACTCCTTACGACGCTCACGCAGGAGATCTACAGTGCGCGATGGACTGCCGAACAAAAACTCATCCGCCGGGCGTCTCACTGAGATTGACCGCAGTCTCAAGAAACCCAGAAATTCCTGCAACAGGAAGTATCGCCTCTTGGATTCCGGTGTAAGTACCCAACCGCGTTCAAAGTACCAATTGGTTAGCTGAACCGAAAGCCCCGAGATATCCAACTGAGTGATCGGGCCGAACAGGTTAAGGGAACCAGTGAGTTTCCAGATGTCGCCATAGGCCTTACCTCTGTTTTTGACAAGGTCAGCTTCCAGTCTTTCAAACCTGTCGAAGGCGGCCTTGAGTCGCGCACCGTAGATGCCCCCAGCGAGCGCCATCGCTCCGACAAGTACTTTGATAAGGTCAGACCAACCCAACTCCTTGCTGTTTGCTGCTGCCTCCGTCGCTATATTCACCATCTGCACACCTCGATCGCTAATATCCACGCTGGGCCGATGGAAGTCCGATAACCCTTCTAGCCCGAAGTCGCAATGTGCGACAGTGCCGTTACCGCTCCTGTTGTCGCTGTTGTTGTCCGTCATTCTAAGCCGAAGGTCAGGAACCCTGGTATTTCACGAAGAGAGCGAAGCTACCCGTGAACAACCTGCCTTGCTCCTGCGTATGAGTTGAGCAGGGAGGAGACAACCATTGCTTGAAAACTTGCGATACGCGGTAAGGCAGCTTCTCCGGGCGCCTACCTTCACGATTGTCACCATCCTGACTCTTGCCTTGGGTGTCGGCGCAAACACAGCGATCTTCAGCGTGATTCAAGCGGTACTTCTGCATCCGTCCGGTGTTCAGGACCCGGAGCGAGTCGCCTCCTTTCACGCAAAATACACCCAACTGAACCTGCCAAGCATCGGCGTCTCTGCGCCTGATTTTGCCGACGCGCAGTCGATGCATAGCCTCGTGGATACTGCCGCGATGGTGCAGCAAGCGAGCTTCAACGCCACCTTCGATGGTCGAACCCAACACCTCAATGCAGGCCGAGTAACGTCGCAGTGGTTCCAGGTATTCGGTGCGGACCCGATTCTCGGACGCACATTTCTACCCGAGGAAGACCAGAACGGCGCAGAACGCGTGATCGTCTTGAGCTATGCTGCGTGGCAGCGAATGTTCGGCGGGCAGCTCGACGTGATTGATAAGAAGCTGCTGCTGGATAACCAGTCCTATCGCGTGATCGGCGTGATGCGCAGCGACTTCGCATGGCCGAAGGGTGTCGAGCTGTGGACGCCACTAGGGCTGGCTCCCACAGCGTTCGCCGCGAACAATCGCTTCAACGAGTCCTATAACAGCGTCGTCCGACTCAAGCCGGGCGTCACAGTAGCGCAATTCAACGCAGGCATCGAACAGAAAAGACTCGAAGAGATTCGCCGCGAGGGAACAGGAAACTTTAACTTTGGTCAGAGCTCGGGCTGGGGAATGTTTGCTCAACCCTGGACCGAGGATGCCGCAGGCGATCTTCGCAAACCGCTTTTCGCGCTCTTCGCAGTCGTGGCGATGATTCTGCTGATCGCCTGCACAAATATCTCGGGGCTGATGTTGGCGCGGGCCTCGACTCGCATGAAAGAAATGGCGATAAGGAGCGCCTTGGGAGCGTCACTACGTCAACTCGCGATGCAGTTCGTTCTGGAAACTGCGTTGCTTGCGGGCACGGCGACGGTAATTGGCGTCGTCGCTGGACCTTTACTCGGCAAGCTGCTTCTGCTCGCAATTCCTCACGACTTGGCAACCGGTTTCGCTGTCCACACAGATCTTAGAGTGGTCACTGCGGCCGCTGGTTTCGGTCTGCTCGCCGCATTTCTCGCGGGGCTGGCACCCGTAGTCCAGCTAGCGCGCAGACACAAGTCTCTACGACTAACCGAATACAGCAAAAGCGCGACTGCCGGCGCTGGACGACAACGCTTCCGCAACCTGCTCGTATGCATCGAAATCGCATTAGCCTTTTTGCTCGTTGCCGGCAGCGGCCTGTTTCTGGCAAGCCTGCGGCAGTTGCAGACAGTCGATCCTGGCTTCAAAAGCGATTCCGTCCTGACAGGCAAGGTAACGCTGGATGCGACCAACTACCGCAATCAGGACCTCAAACAGGCGAA encodes:
- a CDS encoding threonine dehydratase, encoding MMDGLPGLKEIQRAAELVYRTMPATPQYSWPLINERAGAEVWVKHENHAPVGAFKLRGGLVYMDWLRRARPEVTTVVSATRGNHGQSIALAAAKSGIRAVIVVPQGNSEEKNRAMQTLGAELVVHGEDFQAALEHAVRLEKENGWHWVPSYHRLLATGVATYALEFLSTCPELDTVYVPIGMGSGISGMIAVRDALGLKTKIVGVTSTLAPASALSFAAGKVVEHAVSTRIADGVSCRRPDETAVAVFRAGLERIIEVNDDEVEEAMRIYFADTHNVAEGAGAIGLAGLLRDRGAGGRRVGTVLTGGNVDSAVFAGVLAGRAVK
- a CDS encoding Nramp family divalent metal transporter; the encoded protein is MTNVLVSEENLKPTFRRNEIWAYFGPAFVASVAYIDPGNFATNIEGGSRFGYRLLWVLLWSNAMAILIQYLSAKLGIVTGHTLPQNCRRHFSRPMTIFLWVAAEVSAIATDLAEFLGAALGFYLLIGPVMLAHGWSRTGTMVTAALVSAVLVFVILALDLAGFRWLERGIMMFVAVIGLSYGFEIFLVHPDWRLAAFHTLVPTLDPKDFQGSLYVAVGMLGATVMPHVVYLHSALVQPRRKELIMQPKIEGFSRRRNYLRFELIDVFVAMNGAWLINSAMIVMAAVAFANLGSPVTTIEGAHHTLGPLLGPASATMFAVALLCSGLSSSTVGVMAGQVIIEGFLDIKFSIFLRRLITIIPALVVIAVGLDPLKILILSQVVLSFALPFALVPLLVLTNRKSVMGSFTSTLRTRVAGWVVVGIIVTLNVVLLGQIAFGS
- a CDS encoding metal-dependent transcriptional regulator, producing the protein MANTLAKPLPEAKVTASATGSEAVDDYLKAIFQLSGREERQVSSTEIAAHLAITAASVTNMLQKLAASQPPMVVYEKHYGVRLSKAGKKRALEIIRHHRLIETFLHRILDYPWDEVHQEAERLEHFISERFEERIAAKLGNPEFDPHGHAIPALDGSLPGPEHQALSQLRPGQTAKVASVSDKDPEMLRYLATQGIRPGIPLTLTERLPFQGAYQIRIGRSPKLALLSEPLANAISVEVK
- a CDS encoding glycosyltransferase family 39 protein — its product is MPASTHTAVARDIPASERRRSILASGTAIVLYIASIRIILYLFAGPNYGYFRDELYYLACGEHSAWGYVDQPPLIGWIAWLLTHTIGTSLWALRLLPALAGTATVVLAGLLARELGGRRWAMFLASLASLMAPILLALSHLFTMNAFDPLLWTAIAFLIIRIVKADPPASRDRLWIAVGIVIGLTILNKYAVVFWLAGLLVGMALTPLRRSFRTRWFWLGCVIAAIIALPNFLWEWRHNFPFLELMHNVRASGRDILLPPIPYLKAQAEMLGYIAAILVVFALFFFFSKQGRPYRALGWAYLFFLAQMMLLRGKMYYVAPVYPMIFAAGAVWIDRATRRPLWLWSNFWVKPLLALGIFAVAAVYAPTVLPVLSVPQFLAYTHALGIEQQKFEHTAPSLLPQLYSDMFGWEEMAQKVAAYYNTLSPDEQRRTAIFANNYGYAGAIDFFGPRYGLPKSIGGHQSYWLWGPRDYTGESVIVLGEGHEENMQTKCASYTIVGHTNYPLSRPDDWLPIYHCRGFKWNLQEAWPKLKSWR
- a CDS encoding SRPBCC domain-containing protein, encoding MTNWSRIVLGMDEVFRALADPTRRSLLDELFKNDGQTLSALEERLPMTRFGVMKHLKVLGEAGLVVTKRRGREKLHFLNAVPIRLLHDRWVSKYTEPWLASLAGLKHALENKTMEKIYEIYIKTTPEQLWHALTDTEMRSKYNFGMRVKSDWTSGSRYEGTGGGHLLLEGENLEVDPPRRLVQSFRAVWGEDVKAEGTSRVTFDIKPVGDSCQLRVTHDQLREGANDQLFGGWMMILSGLKTLLETGELLTTPGSQRWMEASREPVAAR
- a CDS encoding ABC transporter permease; this encodes MLENLRYAVRQLLRAPTFTIVTILTLALGVGANTAIFSVIQAVLLHPSGVQDPERVASFHAKYTQLNLPSIGVSAPDFADAQSMHSLVDTAAMVQQASFNATFDGRTQHLNAGRVTSQWFQVFGADPILGRTFLPEEDQNGAERVIVLSYAAWQRMFGGQLDVIDKKLLLDNQSYRVIGVMRSDFAWPKGVELWTPLGLAPTAFAANNRFNESYNSVVRLKPGVTVAQFNAGIEQKRLEEIRREGTGNFNFGQSSGWGMFAQPWTEDAAGDLRKPLFALFAVVAMILLIACTNISGLMLARASTRMKEMAIRSALGASLRQLAMQFVLETALLAGTATVIGVVAGPLLGKLLLLAIPHDLATGFAVHTDLRVVTAAAGFGLLAAFLAGLAPVVQLARRHKSLRLTEYSKSATAGAGRQRFRNLLVCIEIALAFLLVAGSGLFLASLRQLQTVDPGFKSDSVLTGKVTLDATNYRNQDLKQANFIHDVTSRLSEQPGVVSAAAVYPLPFASMQYPSASFGIEERPPVSPDDPGPHGDRRWATAGYLAAMQIPLLQGRWFSEEDRIGTPPVAVIDDVLAKAYWPGRNAVGQHVRFGRDTPWVEIVGVIAHVRRDSLEVEENKGVLYRPMVQQPVSEAVFVARTKINPDAMRTPLVDAVHAVDSSEAVYDVEALDRFVNDSLAARHLLVWLLTLFGGLALLLAAIGIYGLLSFTASQRTAEIGIRMALGAQRWQVVSLMLRESVMLIGAGILAGLVLTFVAQRVLIHSFAAMNTGLSLSLVFAAFSLLLAAAIASIVPARRSASVDPVIALRNE